Proteins from a single region of Candidatus Rubrimentiphilum sp.:
- the rph gene encoding ribonuclease PH, with protein MIRSDGRALDALRPVTIEAQYMKYAEGSALISIGNTRVLCAASIEDRVPQWMKGRGVGWVTAEYSMLPRATQERTQREASRGRLGGRTHEIQRIIGRALRAVTDMTKLGERTVWLDCDVIQADGGTRTAAVTGAWIALALALLQRFDPKSRAAWPLLGQIAATSVGIVDGYMLLDLAYDEDSRAQVDLNVFMTDSGKFTELQGTAEATPFSRAELDALLKLADGGIAQLLEAQRRIVEPLGFPAFAHAR; from the coding sequence ATGATACGCAGCGACGGACGCGCGCTCGACGCGCTTCGACCGGTTACGATCGAAGCACAATACATGAAATACGCCGAAGGCAGCGCGCTTATCTCAATCGGCAACACGCGGGTTCTTTGCGCTGCGTCCATCGAAGACCGCGTTCCGCAGTGGATGAAGGGCCGCGGCGTCGGTTGGGTTACTGCTGAATACTCGATGCTGCCGCGCGCAACGCAGGAACGCACGCAGCGTGAAGCTTCGAGAGGACGGCTGGGCGGACGCACGCACGAGATTCAGCGCATCATCGGCCGCGCGCTGCGTGCCGTCACCGATATGACGAAACTCGGCGAGCGCACCGTGTGGCTGGATTGCGACGTGATTCAGGCCGACGGAGGAACCCGTACCGCAGCTGTGACGGGCGCGTGGATCGCTTTGGCGCTTGCGCTCTTGCAGCGCTTCGATCCAAAATCGCGCGCCGCATGGCCGCTGCTGGGCCAGATCGCCGCCACCAGCGTCGGCATCGTTGACGGCTACATGCTGCTGGATCTGGCATACGACGAAGATAGCCGCGCGCAAGTAGACTTGAACGTGTTCATGACCGACTCCGGAAAATTCACGGAGCTGCAAGGCACAGCCGAAGCGACGCCGTTCAGCCGAGCGGAGCTCGATGCGCTCTTGAAGTTGGCCGACGGCGGAATCGCGCAGCTCCTTGAAGCGCAGCGCCGCATTGTCGAACCGTTGGGATTTCCGGCATTCGCCCATGCTCGATGA
- a CDS encoding ABC transporter permease, translated as MANVLREVEDSQAAQAVERVSVGVLASIGRRVTYILEFAGGFSLLMWDTVKTVARLRIRFGETLNQCYLLGYQSLIIVLLTSLFTGMVFSLESALTAVQYGFGSFVGGIVSFTVVRELGPMLSAVVVAGRVCAAIAAELGSMEVTEQIEALKSLGLTPVRFLVVPRLLALMIMLPLLAIFADVIGVYGGQWIAQVQAHISYTDFISSARQTVGFEDVVKGLFKSLIFAIVIVMVGAYHGLTTTGGAAGVGKSATSAVVTCIILIFILNFIMSYFLYAGA; from the coding sequence ATGGCTAACGTCCTGCGTGAGGTTGAGGACAGCCAGGCTGCGCAGGCCGTAGAGCGCGTAAGCGTCGGCGTCCTCGCGTCGATTGGCCGGAGAGTCACCTACATTCTCGAGTTTGCCGGCGGGTTCTCACTGCTTATGTGGGACACGGTGAAGACGGTCGCGCGACTGCGCATTCGTTTCGGCGAGACGCTGAACCAGTGTTATCTCCTCGGCTATCAATCGCTGATCATCGTCCTACTCACATCGCTGTTCACCGGCATGGTCTTTTCGCTCGAGTCCGCGCTCACCGCCGTGCAGTATGGTTTCGGCAGTTTTGTCGGCGGCATCGTATCGTTCACGGTTGTCCGCGAACTCGGGCCTATGCTGAGTGCGGTCGTCGTCGCGGGCCGCGTCTGCGCTGCCATTGCCGCGGAATTGGGATCGATGGAAGTCACCGAACAGATCGAGGCGCTCAAGTCGCTCGGGCTCACCCCGGTGCGCTTTCTCGTCGTGCCGCGTCTGCTCGCGCTGATGATTATGCTTCCGTTGCTGGCGATATTCGCCGACGTCATCGGTGTTTACGGCGGCCAATGGATCGCGCAGGTGCAAGCGCACATCAGTTATACGGACTTTATATCGTCGGCGCGTCAAACAGTCGGCTTCGAAGACGTCGTCAAGGGTCTTTTCAAATCGTTGATCTTCGCGATCGTCATCGTCATGGTCGGCGCGTATCATGGTCTCACAACCACGGGCGGAGCGGCGGGTGTCGGCAAATCTGCCACCAGTGCCGTCGTGACGTGCATCATTCTGATCTTCATTTTAAACTTCATTATGTCATACTTCTTGTACGCGGGCGCCTGA
- a CDS encoding ABC transporter ATP-binding protein: protein MPELIARLDDVCVNFGERVVLRNCSLDIVEGAINCIIGMSGAGKSTILRLLDGLIAPDSGHVYLRDQDICHMRESQLIEMRTKIGFAFQFAALFDSMTVGENVSLPLREHTPLSEKEIFDIAMHTLDSVGLAHTYHNLPSELSGGMLKRAGFARAVVTNPELVLYDEPTTGVDPIVTHLLTDTIKRLRKQLNATAVVISHDLQSIYMMADYVAMLFEGAIIASGPVEEVRKSNNPIVQQFLQGSEVGPIPL, encoded by the coding sequence ATGCCTGAATTGATCGCCCGGCTCGACGACGTTTGCGTGAATTTTGGCGAGCGCGTCGTGTTGCGGAACTGCAGCCTGGACATCGTCGAAGGCGCCATCAACTGCATCATCGGCATGTCGGGCGCCGGCAAATCGACGATCTTACGGCTGCTCGACGGTCTTATCGCACCGGATTCCGGACACGTGTACTTGCGCGACCAAGACATCTGTCATATGCGGGAGAGCCAACTGATCGAGATGCGGACGAAGATTGGTTTTGCATTTCAGTTTGCGGCACTCTTCGACAGCATGACGGTGGGCGAGAACGTTTCGCTGCCTTTGCGCGAGCACACGCCGCTCTCGGAAAAAGAGATCTTCGACATCGCCATGCACACGCTCGACAGCGTCGGGCTGGCGCACACCTACCACAATTTGCCGTCGGAGCTGTCGGGCGGCATGCTGAAGCGCGCCGGCTTCGCGCGCGCCGTCGTCACGAACCCGGAGCTCGTCCTGTACGACGAGCCGACGACCGGCGTCGACCCGATCGTCACGCACCTGCTCACAGACACGATCAAGCGGCTGCGTAAACAGCTGAACGCGACCGCCGTGGTCATTTCGCACGACCTGCAATCGATCTATATGATGGCCGATTACGTCGCCATGCTCTTTGAGGGAGCCATCATCGCGTCAGGCCCGGTCGAGGAAGTGCGAAAGTCGAACAACCCCATCGTGCAGCAGTTCCTGCAGGGCTCCGAAGTTGGACCGATCCCCCTTTAA
- a CDS encoding MlaD family protein codes for MFLTRQAQLGAFAIVALLLLFGIFFIITDYGTRHNGYRVGVHFASASGLPSGAQVFFSGVVVGTVDQVQLLPDNTVDVILAIQPDVNIPKDSKFLIQSPLTGTANFFIIPPPAGPRIPGYVATPLPASAMLPRQVLPLDQQPAGITGATVADLLSQGQGEIKRLDAMLVMLQEREPKLLNTLQTALSNVDLMSAQLKTTVADVSGTMEGTMRAAGANIVSMTGTLNSTLGRNQYKIDSMLASLDSTALALSQSMDGLRVLATDPKLHTNLIDTTQNIRDLTQNLSGVTSDLRQVTGNPQTQAQLRDTVAHLDATMQKANSLLGTLGGQSRVPGVDAGATPYPLPDKNPVPPSALGTPSPLGTVAPLSASLPQPQSSPNTARINAGLAKVVKNLVAVQLRLSYLNKQMIIGPTALLTADRGPQADMNVVLLPRGGVSLMAGANDIGGKTTYNVAGIKTLAPGIRFGGGVLYSQLGALATFDAGYVGAEARLYNLRNPVFDFYGNFNVAEWAKLFLGERDVTRPDRRTVFGLQLQF; via the coding sequence ATGTTTCTGACCAGGCAGGCGCAACTGGGAGCCTTCGCGATAGTCGCTCTGTTATTGCTGTTCGGGATCTTTTTCATTATCACCGACTACGGCACGCGGCATAACGGCTACCGGGTTGGCGTGCACTTCGCTTCGGCCTCCGGGCTGCCGTCCGGGGCCCAGGTGTTCTTTAGCGGCGTCGTGGTTGGGACAGTCGATCAAGTGCAGCTGCTGCCCGACAACACGGTCGATGTGATCCTGGCGATCCAGCCTGACGTAAACATTCCGAAGGACTCAAAATTCCTGATTCAATCGCCGCTGACGGGAACGGCCAATTTCTTCATTATCCCACCGCCTGCGGGCCCGCGGATCCCAGGGTACGTAGCGACTCCCTTGCCCGCAAGTGCGATGCTGCCGCGCCAAGTTTTGCCGCTCGACCAGCAGCCGGCCGGTATTACCGGCGCAACAGTGGCCGATTTGCTTTCGCAGGGACAAGGCGAGATCAAGCGGTTAGACGCTATGCTCGTCATGCTCCAAGAACGCGAACCGAAACTGCTGAATACGCTGCAGACCGCGCTTTCGAATGTCGATTTGATGTCGGCGCAGCTAAAGACCACCGTGGCCGACGTCTCCGGCACGATGGAGGGAACGATGCGCGCTGCGGGCGCCAATATCGTCTCCATGACCGGCACGCTCAATTCAACGCTAGGACGCAATCAGTATAAGATCGATTCCATGCTGGCGTCGCTGGATAGCACCGCGCTTGCGCTCAGCCAATCGATGGACGGACTGCGCGTGCTGGCCACCGATCCGAAACTGCACACAAATCTGATCGACACGACGCAAAACATTCGCGACTTAACGCAGAATCTGTCCGGCGTTACGAGCGACCTGCGCCAAGTGACCGGGAACCCGCAAACGCAGGCGCAACTGCGTGACACCGTTGCCCATTTGGATGCGACGATGCAGAAGGCCAACTCACTTCTTGGAACGCTCGGCGGCCAAAGCCGCGTCCCGGGCGTTGACGCCGGCGCGACGCCGTATCCGCTGCCCGACAAGAACCCCGTGCCGCCGTCGGCGCTGGGAACCCCGTCGCCGCTCGGCACTGTTGCGCCGCTCAGTGCCTCGCTGCCGCAACCGCAAAGTTCGCCGAATACGGCGCGCATCAACGCCGGCCTTGCGAAAGTCGTGAAGAACCTGGTCGCCGTTCAATTGCGGCTGAGCTATTTGAACAAGCAAATGATCATCGGCCCGACCGCATTACTGACCGCCGATCGCGGCCCGCAAGCCGACATGAACGTCGTCCTCCTTCCGCGCGGGGGCGTAAGCCTGATGGCCGGAGCCAACGATATCGGCGGTAAGACGACGTATAACGTCGCCGGCATTAAGACACTGGCGCCGGGCATTCGCTTCGGCGGCGGCGTCCTGTACTCGCAGCTGGGCGCGCTCGCTACGTTCGATGCCGGGTATGTCGGAGCCGAAGCCAGACTGTACAATCTGCGCAATCCCGTCTTCGACTTCTACGGAAACTTCAACGTGGCCGAATGGGCAAAACTCTTCTTGGGCGAGCGCGACGTGACGCGCCCGGATCGCCGCACCGTCTTCGGATTGCAACTGCAGTTCTAA
- a CDS encoding 2-dehydropantoate 2-reductase: MEQSRPRVGIIGSGAMGTLFGFHLAACCDVTMLDSNDAVLEGIRKNKGLSVNNAPPRAVRVGRTPRDLFGSTIVFLFVKAVDTLRALRPFAGELNPSTPVVSLQNGVGNEDAIKAALGGAVPVVLGITTESSLTTKHGRVRSSEEGNTIVGSGGASPATSRAVADLLIKSGLRAAVVYDIRPHLWGKLIANAAINAPSAILDCAAGDLLKDPNAARLCEALAEEAASVAAAMKIHLPYANPWQYVSEVISVGADSKSSMAFDLESGHQSEIDHINGAVCAAGRRIGVPTPYNDTMVRLVKAREALQVKAVPRR; the protein is encoded by the coding sequence ATGGAACAGAGTCGCCCGCGCGTAGGAATCATCGGCTCGGGTGCGATGGGCACGCTGTTCGGCTTTCACTTGGCCGCCTGCTGCGACGTGACGATGCTCGACAGCAACGATGCCGTGCTCGAAGGCATCCGCAAGAATAAAGGACTCTCGGTAAACAATGCGCCGCCGCGTGCCGTACGAGTGGGCCGCACGCCACGCGACCTGTTCGGTTCCACTATCGTTTTCTTGTTCGTCAAGGCAGTCGACACGCTGCGCGCGCTGCGTCCGTTTGCGGGCGAGCTCAATCCCTCGACGCCCGTCGTTTCGCTGCAGAACGGCGTCGGTAACGAAGACGCTATTAAAGCAGCCCTGGGTGGCGCGGTTCCCGTCGTGTTGGGGATTACGACCGAGTCGTCGTTAACGACGAAACACGGCCGCGTGCGCAGTTCTGAAGAAGGCAATACGATCGTCGGATCCGGCGGCGCGTCACCGGCTACGTCGCGCGCGGTGGCCGACTTGCTGATCAAGAGTGGCCTGCGAGCCGCCGTCGTGTACGACATCCGGCCGCATCTGTGGGGCAAACTCATCGCTAACGCCGCGATCAACGCGCCCAGCGCGATCCTGGACTGCGCCGCCGGCGACCTTTTGAAAGATCCTAACGCCGCGCGCCTCTGCGAAGCGCTGGCGGAAGAAGCCGCGTCAGTCGCTGCCGCTATGAAGATTCACCTGCCGTACGCGAATCCGTGGCAGTACGTCAGCGAGGTGATTTCGGTCGGCGCGGACTCGAAGAGCTCGATGGCATTCGACCTGGAGTCAGGACACCAATCGGAGATCGATCACATCAACGGCGCGGTCTGCGCGGCCGGTAGACGCATCGGCGTGCCGACGCCTTACAACGACACGATGGTGCGTTTGGTGAAAGCGCGCGAGGCGCTGCAAGTCAAGGCAGTCCCGCGACGCTGA
- the pbpC gene encoding penicillin-binding protein 1C, translated as MRRTSWVILAALITVLGLAALNRLFAVPAVEARSTAVAFTDRSGIPLGAVLSTGAESSVAVPLERVSPFFLQAIVATEDRRFYQHGAVDWLALGRAAWQTARCLCSAGGASTITMQLARTQFDLPSGIRGKLLQMWDAARIEAGSSKGQILNAYVNRIAMGGNTYGVEAAARTYFGVPASDLDLAQAAMLAGIPNDPARLNPRTHWRAARARQRAVLDAMVAGGFISAEQAAIAARETLHVRAAGGELKAAQQLLFRLAAAGHLTVPVRTTIDLPLQRFVQSQAQDVVAALAGRNVTQASALVVDNRTGDVLAYLGSTDYFNDAYLGQNDGVRTLRQPGSTLKPFLYEYALEQRTIRPYTILADVPTTYAIPNGELYAPEDYSTQFAGPVPVRIALANSLNVPAVRVLSKVGVGPFLDRLQALGFADLRRAPDYYGLGLTLGAGEVTLWDLTHAYVTLARGGSAIPLRTVLDQSAPGATQIGDRASWELVADMLGDRYARAKSFGIGSVIDTPFPSLVKTGTSSDYRDTWTVGATPEYTVAVWVGNFSGAPMRRIAGVSGAGPLWNRIMLHLYEHRDPPRFPAPAGYHVARIGALQEYVDTADLRTMHAARPAPIAAAYDEWRARQGDTTGALSILFPHDGDIFEDTLSPNDARRAQQRIEFRISRARGARVAWTLNGSSVASGTGDAYFWPVRAGEWTLAVRSGKDVRTVHFAVIRRPHHGPRGFSVAGLP; from the coding sequence GTGCGCCGGACCTCCTGGGTCATACTCGCTGCGTTGATCACTGTCCTCGGCTTGGCCGCGCTCAACCGCTTATTTGCGGTTCCCGCCGTCGAAGCGCGCAGCACGGCCGTTGCGTTTACCGATAGGTCAGGTATCCCGCTGGGCGCCGTTTTGAGCACCGGTGCGGAGAGCTCCGTAGCCGTGCCGCTTGAGCGTGTCTCCCCCTTCTTCTTACAAGCGATCGTGGCGACCGAAGACCGGCGGTTTTACCAGCATGGCGCCGTCGACTGGCTCGCGCTCGGCCGCGCGGCCTGGCAAACTGCGCGGTGCTTGTGCAGCGCGGGCGGCGCGTCAACGATCACGATGCAGCTCGCGCGCACCCAGTTCGATCTTCCATCCGGCATCCGCGGCAAGCTGCTGCAAATGTGGGATGCCGCGCGCATCGAGGCCGGATCGAGTAAAGGTCAGATTCTCAATGCTTACGTCAACCGGATCGCGATGGGCGGCAATACCTACGGCGTGGAAGCAGCCGCGCGAACGTACTTCGGCGTCCCCGCAAGCGACTTGGATCTCGCGCAAGCCGCGATGCTCGCCGGAATTCCCAACGATCCGGCGCGGTTAAACCCGCGCACGCACTGGCGGGCGGCACGCGCGCGTCAGCGCGCCGTCTTGGACGCGATGGTAGCCGGTGGATTTATCAGCGCGGAGCAAGCCGCGATTGCGGCGCGTGAGACGCTGCACGTCCGTGCCGCGGGCGGAGAGCTGAAAGCGGCTCAACAGCTGCTCTTTCGGCTAGCTGCCGCCGGGCACTTGACCGTCCCGGTACGCACAACGATCGACTTGCCACTGCAGCGTTTCGTGCAATCGCAAGCGCAGGACGTCGTGGCGGCGCTGGCGGGCCGAAATGTTACGCAAGCGTCTGCGCTAGTGGTCGACAACAGGACCGGCGACGTGCTCGCATACTTGGGGTCGACCGATTATTTTAACGACGCCTATCTCGGACAAAACGACGGCGTGCGCACGCTACGTCAACCGGGATCGACGTTGAAGCCTTTCCTTTACGAATATGCGCTCGAGCAGCGGACGATCCGGCCTTATACGATTCTGGCCGACGTTCCGACGACGTATGCCATCCCGAATGGTGAGTTGTACGCGCCGGAAGATTACAGCACGCAATTCGCGGGCCCCGTTCCGGTGCGCATCGCGCTTGCGAACTCGCTCAACGTCCCGGCGGTGCGCGTGTTGTCAAAGGTAGGTGTCGGGCCGTTCCTCGACCGGCTGCAAGCTCTAGGGTTTGCCGATTTGCGGCGCGCGCCCGACTACTACGGGCTCGGGCTGACGCTCGGTGCGGGTGAGGTAACGCTTTGGGATCTCACGCACGCATATGTAACGCTCGCGCGCGGCGGAAGCGCGATCCCGCTGCGTACGGTTCTGGATCAGAGTGCACCGGGCGCGACACAGATCGGCGATCGCGCCAGCTGGGAGCTCGTCGCGGACATGCTTGGTGACCGTTACGCCCGCGCGAAATCGTTTGGAATCGGCTCCGTAATCGATACGCCGTTCCCGTCACTGGTGAAAACCGGAACGTCATCGGATTACCGCGATACGTGGACCGTGGGCGCGACGCCGGAATATACGGTCGCGGTTTGGGTTGGAAACTTTTCCGGCGCTCCCATGCGCCGCATTGCGGGCGTGAGCGGAGCCGGCCCGCTCTGGAACCGGATCATGCTGCATCTGTACGAACACCGCGATCCGCCGCGCTTTCCGGCGCCCGCCGGTTACCATGTCGCGCGGATCGGAGCGCTGCAAGAGTACGTCGATACGGCGGATCTGCGCACCATGCACGCAGCTCGACCGGCGCCGATCGCCGCCGCGTACGACGAATGGCGCGCCCGGCAAGGCGACACGACCGGCGCGCTGAGCATTCTATTTCCTCACGACGGCGACATCTTTGAAGATACGCTATCGCCTAACGACGCGCGCCGCGCGCAGCAGCGCATCGAGTTTCGCATCAGCCGTGCGCGGGGTGCGCGCGTTGCATGGACGCTGAATGGTTCAAGCGTTGCCTCCGGCACCGGTGACGCCTATTTCTGGCCCGTACGGGCGGGTGAATGGACGCTCGCAGTGCGCTCGGGGAAAGACGTTCGAACCGTGCATTTTGCCGTGATCCGGCGGCCGCATCACGGGCCGCGCGGTTTCAGCGTCGCGGGACTGCCTTGA